In one Microbacterium invictum genomic region, the following are encoded:
- the rimM gene encoding ribosome maturation factor RimM (Essential for efficient processing of 16S rRNA) codes for MTDVATEDPSAGPAARTRAGDRTQLRVGRLVKAHGLKGALKIELYTDDPDGRFVPGATFTLQVPETSPWHGKPLTVREFRWMNSHPVAFFDGVDDRTTAESLVRAILWIDEDAAATSDEADAWYDHQLVGLDVVRDGSVVGRVIRVDHLPAQDLLIIRPSGDGDGELLVPFVSAIVPDVDIAGGRLTVTPPPGLFEDLPGEPDESDAASAGSDDDGGGGSAPAGGAEDGRPDAS; via the coding sequence ATGACTGACGTGGCCACCGAAGACCCCTCCGCCGGTCCCGCGGCGCGCACGCGCGCGGGCGATCGGACGCAGCTCCGTGTCGGCCGCCTGGTGAAGGCCCATGGCCTCAAAGGCGCGCTGAAGATCGAGCTGTACACCGACGACCCCGACGGGAGATTCGTCCCCGGCGCGACCTTCACCCTGCAGGTGCCCGAAACCTCCCCGTGGCACGGCAAGCCGCTGACGGTCCGAGAGTTCCGTTGGATGAACTCCCATCCGGTGGCGTTCTTCGACGGGGTGGACGACCGCACCACGGCGGAGAGCCTCGTGCGCGCCATCCTCTGGATCGATGAGGACGCGGCGGCGACATCGGACGAGGCTGACGCCTGGTACGACCACCAGCTGGTCGGCCTCGACGTCGTCCGCGACGGATCGGTGGTCGGTCGGGTCATCCGCGTCGACCACCTGCCTGCGCAGGACCTGCTGATCATCCGCCCCTCCGGCGACGGTGACGGCGAACTGCTCGTCCCCTTCGTCTCGGCCATCGTCCCCGATGTCGACATCGCCGGCGGACGTCTCACCGTCACCCCGCCCCCGGGTCTCTTCGAAGACCTGCCGGGCGAGCCGGATGAGTCCGACGCCGCATCCGCCGGGTCCGACGACGACGGCGGCGGCGGAAGTGCGCCGGCGGGCGGGGCCGAGGACGGCCGACCGGACGCGTCCTGA
- a CDS encoding RNA-binding protein translates to MLAAALEHIVKGIVDHPDDVRIQSSTSPRGDLLEVHVHPEDRGRVIGRGGRTAKALRTLVAALADGRRVRVDVADD, encoded by the coding sequence GTGCTCGCCGCCGCGCTCGAACACATCGTCAAGGGGATCGTCGATCACCCGGACGACGTCCGCATCCAGTCGTCCACGTCGCCTCGCGGCGACCTCCTCGAGGTGCATGTGCACCCCGAGGACAGGGGACGCGTGATCGGGCGCGGCGGCCGCACGGCCAAGGCCCTTCGCACCCTCGTCGCCGCCCTCGCAGACGGACGCCGCGTGCGCGTCGACGTCGCGGATGACTGA
- the glgX gene encoding glycogen debranching protein GlgX → MQAWPGSAYPLGATFDGNGTNFAVFSEGAERVELCLFDDDGAETRVELRDVDAFVWHVYLPNVGPGQRYGYRVHGPYDPANGQRFNPSKLLLDPYAKAVDGEITWGQSVFSYTFGDPDSFNDEDSADAMMKGVVVNPFFDWTGDRQPKTPYAETLIYEAHVKGLTKLNELIPEELRGSYSGIAHPAVIDHLLKLGVTAIELMPVHQFVNDSTLQDKGLANYWGYNTIAFLAPQNTYASTGQRGQQVQEFKGMVRALHTAGIEVILDVVYNHTAEGNHMGPTLSMRGIDNEAYYRLEQDDKRYYTDYTGTGNSLNVGNPHALQLIMDSLRYWVLDMHVDGFRFDLASTLAREFYDVDRLATFFELVQQDPVVSQVKLIAEPWDVGPGGYQVGNFPPQWTEWNGKYRDTVRDFWRGEPQALGEFASRLTGSADLYEHSGRRPVASINFVTAHDGFTLRDLVSYNEKHNDANGEDNNDGESHNRSYNHGVEGPTDDPEVLTLRARQQRNFIATLMLSQGVPMLLHGDELGRTQQGNNNGYAQDNELTWMHWDAVDQPLLEFTAALARLRRDHPTFRRSRFFNGRPVRREQGARIPDIVWLRPDGSEMQPEDWDSGFGRAIGVFLNGNGIRERDRRGEPISDKHFIILFNAGDEEVDFHLPAVEFSPKWDTVVDTAGRRADSAPLEPGESVPLAAKSLMVLCEHEVPEPEVDHSVAASLVLLADSEVPQMPPKAEASR, encoded by the coding sequence CTGCAGGCTTGGCCGGGGTCGGCATACCCCCTCGGCGCCACCTTCGACGGGAACGGCACGAACTTCGCTGTCTTCAGCGAGGGTGCGGAACGCGTCGAGCTCTGTCTCTTCGACGACGACGGCGCCGAGACCAGGGTGGAGCTGCGCGACGTCGACGCCTTCGTGTGGCACGTCTACCTTCCCAACGTCGGACCGGGGCAGCGCTACGGGTACCGCGTGCACGGGCCGTACGACCCGGCGAACGGCCAGCGGTTCAATCCGAGCAAGCTCCTGCTGGACCCGTATGCCAAGGCCGTCGACGGCGAGATCACCTGGGGCCAGTCGGTGTTCTCGTACACCTTCGGCGATCCCGACTCGTTCAACGACGAGGACTCCGCCGACGCGATGATGAAGGGAGTCGTGGTCAACCCGTTCTTCGACTGGACCGGTGACCGTCAGCCCAAGACCCCGTATGCGGAGACGCTCATCTACGAGGCGCACGTCAAGGGCCTCACGAAGCTCAACGAGCTGATCCCCGAAGAGCTGCGCGGGAGCTACAGCGGCATCGCGCACCCGGCGGTCATCGACCATCTGCTCAAGCTGGGGGTCACCGCGATCGAGCTCATGCCTGTGCACCAGTTCGTCAATGACTCCACCCTCCAGGACAAGGGGTTGGCGAACTACTGGGGCTACAACACCATCGCCTTCCTCGCTCCGCAGAACACCTATGCCTCCACCGGTCAGCGCGGCCAGCAGGTGCAGGAGTTCAAGGGCATGGTCCGCGCCCTCCACACGGCGGGTATCGAAGTCATCCTCGACGTCGTCTACAACCACACCGCCGAGGGCAACCACATGGGCCCGACGCTCTCGATGCGCGGCATCGACAACGAGGCGTACTACCGCCTCGAGCAGGACGACAAGCGCTACTACACCGATTACACCGGCACCGGGAACAGCCTGAACGTCGGAAACCCGCACGCCCTGCAGCTGATCATGGATTCGCTGCGCTACTGGGTGCTCGACATGCACGTGGACGGCTTCCGGTTCGATCTGGCCTCGACCCTCGCGCGGGAGTTCTACGACGTCGATCGCCTCGCCACCTTCTTCGAGCTCGTGCAGCAGGATCCGGTGGTCTCGCAGGTCAAGCTCATCGCCGAGCCGTGGGACGTCGGACCCGGCGGATACCAGGTCGGCAACTTCCCGCCGCAGTGGACGGAGTGGAACGGCAAGTACCGCGACACCGTCCGCGACTTCTGGCGCGGCGAGCCGCAGGCGCTCGGCGAGTTCGCCTCGCGCCTGACCGGCTCGGCCGATCTGTACGAGCACTCGGGGCGTCGCCCGGTGGCATCGATCAACTTCGTCACCGCGCACGACGGCTTCACCCTGCGCGATCTGGTGTCGTACAACGAGAAGCACAACGACGCCAACGGCGAGGACAACAACGACGGCGAATCGCACAACCGCTCGTACAACCACGGGGTCGAGGGACCCACCGACGACCCCGAGGTCCTCACGCTCCGCGCCCGCCAGCAGCGTAACTTCATCGCCACCCTGATGCTCAGCCAGGGCGTGCCGATGCTGCTGCACGGGGACGAGCTCGGTCGCACCCAGCAGGGGAACAACAACGGCTACGCCCAGGACAACGAGCTGACCTGGATGCACTGGGATGCGGTCGATCAGCCTCTGCTCGAGTTCACCGCAGCGCTGGCGCGCCTGCGGCGCGACCACCCGACGTTCCGCCGGAGCCGGTTCTTCAACGGCCGCCCGGTGCGCCGCGAGCAGGGCGCGCGGATCCCCGACATCGTGTGGCTGCGCCCCGACGGCTCGGAGATGCAGCCGGAGGACTGGGACTCCGGATTCGGTCGCGCCATCGGCGTGTTCCTCAACGGCAACGGCATCCGCGAGCGCGATCGCCGCGGCGAGCCGATCTCGGACAAGCACTTCATCATCCTGTTCAACGCCGGGGACGAAGAGGTGGACTTCCACCTGCCCGCGGTGGAGTTCAGCCCGAAGTGGGACACGGTGGTCGACACCGCGGGTCGCCGCGCCGACTCCGCCCCCCTGGAGCCGGGGGAGTCGGTGCCGCTGGCGGCGAAGTCGCTGATGGTGCTGTGCGAGCACGAGGTCCCCGAGCCCGAGGTCGATCATTCGGTGGCGGCGTCGCTGGTGCTCCTCGCCGACTCCGAGGTGCCGCAGATGCCGCCGAAGGCCGAGGCCAGTCGGTGA
- the trmD gene encoding tRNA (guanosine(37)-N1)-methyltransferase TrmD has translation MRVDIVSIFPAFFDVLDVSLIGKARDRGLLDIRVHDLRAWTHDRHRTVDDTPYGGGAGMVMKPEPWGEALDEILTPDALLIVPSPAGERFAQPLARALADEAHLVFACGRYEGIDQRVVDHFAATHRVRSISLGDYVLNGGEVAAMAMVEAVSRLVPGVVGNPESLVEESHESGLLEYPSYTKPATWRGHEVPPVLLSGNHGEIARWRREQSVARTRMHRPDLLD, from the coding sequence GTGCGCGTCGACATCGTCTCGATCTTCCCGGCCTTCTTCGACGTCCTCGACGTCTCGCTGATCGGCAAGGCCCGAGATCGCGGCCTGCTGGACATCCGCGTCCACGATCTGCGCGCGTGGACGCACGACAGGCACCGAACCGTCGACGACACCCCCTACGGCGGGGGCGCGGGCATGGTCATGAAGCCCGAACCGTGGGGGGAGGCGCTCGATGAGATCCTCACCCCCGACGCGCTGCTCATCGTCCCGTCGCCCGCGGGGGAGCGCTTCGCGCAGCCGCTCGCCCGCGCTCTCGCCGACGAGGCGCACCTCGTCTTCGCCTGCGGACGCTACGAGGGCATCGACCAACGCGTCGTCGATCACTTCGCTGCGACGCATAGGGTGCGATCGATCAGCCTCGGCGACTACGTCCTCAACGGCGGGGAGGTCGCCGCGATGGCGATGGTGGAGGCGGTCTCGCGCCTCGTGCCCGGCGTCGTCGGCAACCCCGAGTCCCTCGTCGAGGAGTCGCACGAGTCCGGCCTCCTGGAGTACCCGAGCTACACCAAGCCCGCCACCTGGCGCGGACACGAGGTGCCGCCGGTTCTCCTGAGCGGCAATCACGGTGAGATCGCGCGCTGGCGGCGCGAGCAGAGTGTCGCCCGCACCCGGATGCACCGGCCCGACCTGCTCGACTGA